ACAAACAAGCAATGTGAAGTATGGAATTCTCGATGATGTAGTTCAGAACTTATGTACCTTACCTGCGAAGTATGCAAACGCGAGAGTAAAGGTTGCTCTGGGGATTGCACCTGTGGCTGGAACAGATGGGACTATCGAGTACCCCTATTTGGCATCTATTAATGAAGGGGAAGGTCCAAGAGAGCTAGAGGATGGCCGTGTTGATTTTTATAATGTGACGACAATCCCTAATGTGGCAAAAGGGCAACTCTTGGCACGTAAAATACCAGCAAGCCAGGGACAACCAGGCACAGCAGTTACCGGAGAGCCCATCGCTCCCAAAGCCGGCAAGGAAATAAACATGAAGCCTGGGAAAAATGTTGTGCTTAATCAAGAGCGGACAATGCTATACGCCGCTATTGACGGACAAGTCTCCTTTACGGAACAGGCAAAAATGAACGTGTTTCCCGTATTTGAAGTAAACGGGGATGTTGATTTTGGTGTTGGCAATATTGATTTTGTGGGAACGGTGGTCATTCGCGGGAACGTATTGAATGGCTTTCGCGTAAAGTCATCAGGAGATATACGCGTACTTGGTAGTGTAGAAGGGGCCGAGTTGTACGCAGAAGGCTCCATTGAAATCAAAAGCGGGATTGTTGCCCAGGACAAAGGCTGCATTGTAGCGGGGAAAGATGTCCGGACCTCCTTTATCCAAAACGCCAATGTAACGGCTGGGAATCAAGTGATTGTTTCTCAAAGCATCATGTTCTCAACCGTACGAGCCGGAAAGCAAATCATTTGCAAAGGGGCAAAAGGCTTCATCATTGGCGGCGTGTTGCAAGCTGGGGAAAAGATTGTCGCTCGAGTATTTGGGAACAGCAGCGCCACTCCTACGATACTCGAAGTAGGAGTCAAACCGGAATTAAGACAAGAACTGGCGAACATTCAAAAAGAACTACAAAATGTGTATGAAAATTTACGCAAAACAGATCAAGGCCTAGGCGTTATTAATCAGATCCTTCAAGTCAGCAAAGAACTTCCAGCAGACAAACGTCTCATGCAAATCAAGCTAACCAATACTCGTCTGGTTCTGGAAAAAGAAAGCAAGGAATTAGAAGCACGCAGAAATGATATTGAACTCGAGCTGAAAGGGGAAGGACCATCAGCTATTGAGGCATATCATGTGATGTATCCAGGAATTAAAATGACGTTTGGAAAACTGGTGCACTTTATCAAGCACGAGTATGCGAGAACGC
This genomic stretch from Brevibacillus sp. DP1.3A harbors:
- a CDS encoding DUF342 domain-containing protein, encoding MMEGIGKYKIEVRISADKLEAELLLRVDEQDIDEIVILETDVYKALQTSNVKYGILDDVVQNLCTLPAKYANARVKVALGIAPVAGTDGTIEYPYLASINEGEGPRELEDGRVDFYNVTTIPNVAKGQLLARKIPASQGQPGTAVTGEPIAPKAGKEINMKPGKNVVLNQERTMLYAAIDGQVSFTEQAKMNVFPVFEVNGDVDFGVGNIDFVGTVVIRGNVLNGFRVKSSGDIRVLGSVEGAELYAEGSIEIKSGIVAQDKGCIVAGKDVRTSFIQNANVTAGNQVIVSQSIMFSTVRAGKQIICKGAKGFIIGGVLQAGEKIVARVFGNSSATPTILEVGVKPELRQELANIQKELQNVYENLRKTDQGLGVINQILQVSKELPADKRLMQIKLTNTRLVLEKESKELEARRNDIELELKGEGPSAIEAYHVMYPGIKMTFGKLVHFIKHEYARTRFIVLDGEISTATLI